GCCTGATGAGGAACAAACCAATCTATAGTATCTACAGTCAAGTTATTACGTTTCATTACACTTAATGAAGACTCCAGCATATCGGTAACGGCATGCTTATAAACAGCACGTCCCTCCTGATATACATAATGTTCATCATTATTGACCGTTTCATGTGTGGCAGGATGCACCGAACCACCTGCTTTCATCAACAAATGAGGTAAACCTACACCGTCAGTCTTCAAGACTGCATCCATAACGCCTTCTTCCTCGTCTGTCGGAACCAGCAAAACGCCGGCAGCAGCATCACCGAATAAAGGACAGGTAGAACGATCTTTATAATTCGTCATCGAAGACATTTTTTCGGCAGCCAAAACTATTACTTTCTTATACAAACCGGATTGGATATATGCTGCACCAGCCTGCAATGCCACTAAAAAACCGGCACATGCTGCCTGGATATCGTAGCCGAAAGCATTATGAAGACCTGACTTCTCTGCAATAATGGATGCGGTAGAAGGAAACCGATAATCGGGATTGGACGTCGCACATATCAACAAATCTATCTCTTCAGGCTTTGTTGCAGTTTTGTCCAACAATTTATCTACGGCTCTGTAACCTAAATCGGACGAACCGGTTTCCTCTCCTTTCAGTATTCTTCTTTCCTTTATACCCACTCGAGTAGTGATCCACTCGTCATTAGTATCAACCATACGTGACAGTTCATCGTTGGTGAGTACATAATCAGGTACGTAAGAAGCAATACCTACAATCTTAGCATGTTGCATATCAGCTTAATTTAAATGCATGGAAAAAAGCCCTAAATTTCTTTAGGGCCAGAAATTTGTTTGCGTATTCTGCAATTATACGGCAGCTTCTTTTTCAATAGCTAATTTACCTCTGTAGTATCCACATTCTCCACACACAGTATGATATACGTGCCATGCGCCGCAATTAGGACATAATGCCAATGTAGGTGCTACAGCCTTGTCATGAGTTCTTCTTTTGGCTGTTCTCGTTTTCGATTGTTTTCTTTTAGGATGTGCCATTTTCTTATTACTTTTAATTATTATCTATTAATTTCTTCAATTCGTCCCATCGCGGGTCCGTCGTCTCATCATCTGGCTCAGATACAATATCGTCTTCTACATCAAATTCCTCCGATGTTTCTTCATTTTCGCCTCCGTCATCAGTACTCTGCGCAGTATGTTTACGCAATTTCGCACTCATACTTTTATTGCATTTTCCGGCCGGATGTACATGCTTTAAAGGAATAGTCAATGCTATGAATTCATACAGAAACCAGGCAATATTAATCTCGCCCTCTGCTTCAGGAACGATAACGACGTTATCATTCTCATCACTATATTCCGCTCCAAATTTGACATACAGTTTCTCCTTGGTATCCACTTCCAGATCCAAATCGTCCAGACATCGGTCACAAGGAACCTGAATAACTCCGTTTATCACGAAATCCAACTCAAATACATCTGCCGTACGCTTTACAGATAAAGTTACACTCACCTTTCCTTTTTGTACTTCCGGACCATCGATATTCCTAAAAAATTCGTTATCCAATAAATACTCATAATGATGAGTACCTACCGGCAGACTTTTAAGTGGCAATTTGTATAAAGTAAACTTTCCCACGGTTGCTGTCGTTAAAACTCCGCAAAGGTATAAAAAATAATCCTTATTAATCAACCTTTTCGTAGCTTTTTATTTCTTCTTCACAAAATTAGAGAAAGGAATTACATCACTCACACAGAAGCGCGGGTAAATATTTCATAATTGTAAAGCCTTATGAAGAATCTTAAACGCCTTACTTTGCCACGGAAAAAGCAACATAAACATTTCTCTATCGTTTGTCGGGAAACAGGCATCAACCTATGCGTTTCAATTCAATTCGGAAAGTAGTACCTTTTCCTATTTCCGATTCCTTAACATAGATTTTCCCGTTATGATATTCTTC
This portion of the Barnesiella propionica genome encodes:
- a CDS encoding beta-ketoacyl-ACP synthase III produces the protein MQHAKIVGIASYVPDYVLTNDELSRMVDTNDEWITTRVGIKERRILKGEETGSSDLGYRAVDKLLDKTATKPEEIDLLICATSNPDYRFPSTASIIAEKSGLHNAFGYDIQAACAGFLVALQAGAAYIQSGLYKKVIVLAAEKMSSMTNYKDRSTCPLFGDAAAGVLLVPTDEEEGVMDAVLKTDGVGLPHLLMKAGGSVHPATHETVNNDEHYVYQEGRAVYKHAVTDMLESSLSVMKRNNLTVDTIDWFVPHQANLRIIEAIADRAKIAPEKLLVNIQKYGNTSAASIPLCLDEFEHELKKGDKIILTAFGAGFTWGALYLKWGYNSK
- the rpmF gene encoding 50S ribosomal protein L32, producing MAHPKRKQSKTRTAKRRTHDKAVAPTLALCPNCGAWHVYHTVCGECGYYRGKLAIEKEAAV
- a CDS encoding YceD family protein, which gives rise to MGKFTLYKLPLKSLPVGTHHYEYLLDNEFFRNIDGPEVQKGKVSVTLSVKRTADVFELDFVINGVIQVPCDRCLDDLDLEVDTKEKLYVKFGAEYSDENDNVVIVPEAEGEINIAWFLYEFIALTIPLKHVHPAGKCNKSMSAKLRKHTAQSTDDGGENEETSEEFDVEDDIVSEPDDETTDPRWDELKKLIDNN